From a region of the Fibrobacter sp. UWB16 genome:
- the mqnB gene encoding futalosine hydrolase: MENDFVPLFAFASNLEFFGVFPECKSFVQSNIRLGEIVELPEGRGFAVVLGVGMLEFATNLSVLLSRFAAEGPFSHVVLAGICGAYPGRGLNVGDVVRVDSEIVGDLGVVECDGSFTTWHKVCAASANGASSTESAQVYESSPLRGAPAWLSNLKPVAGLSVNCCTGTASMAKERSENFNVDVESMEGAACFSICHAFCIPCYEIRGVSNFASTRDKSTWRISDALAALRAAFTSF, translated from the coding sequence ATGGAGAACGACTTTGTTCCTTTGTTTGCCTTTGCGTCAAACTTGGAATTCTTTGGCGTCTTTCCTGAATGCAAGTCCTTTGTCCAAAGTAATATTCGTTTAGGCGAAATCGTCGAGTTGCCCGAAGGGCGCGGCTTTGCCGTTGTCCTTGGCGTTGGAATGCTTGAATTTGCAACAAATTTATCCGTTTTACTCTCTCGTTTTGCTGCTGAGGGGCCTTTTTCGCATGTAGTGCTTGCGGGCATCTGTGGTGCCTATCCTGGTCGTGGATTGAACGTAGGTGACGTTGTCCGCGTCGATTCCGAAATTGTTGGGGATTTGGGCGTTGTAGAATGCGATGGCTCGTTTACGACGTGGCACAAGGTTTGCGCTGCTTCTGCGAATGGCGCTTCGTCTACAGAGTCCGCACAAGTCTACGAATCTTCTCCGTTACGGGGCGCTCCTGCATGGCTTTCCAATTTGAAGCCTGTTGCCGGTCTCAGCGTGAATTGCTGCACGGGAACCGCCTCCATGGCGAAAGAGCGTAGCGAAAACTTCAATGTCGATGTAGAATCGATGGAAGGGGCCGCCTGCTTCTCGATTTGCCATGCCTTTTGCATTCCCTGCTACGAAATCCGTGGTGTCAGTAACTTTGCGTCCACTCGTGACAAATCCACCTGGCGCATCTCCGATGCTCTCGCAGCTCTTCGTGCTGCTTTTACGTCATTTTAA
- a CDS encoding 1-phosphofructokinase family hexose kinase, with amino-acid sequence MNPAWQRVFFLDKFTPGEVHRISKVKEYASGKGINCCRVLQLLGGTPRLMHFLGAGNGEKIFDELSACGIQQVPIWIRENTRICTTIACNGDTTELVEPSPMLADSENEDFAQTLNDYWDSTQYIALCGTFPQGFNAKMFNELDFSDKHIFVDAIDGIDELLAKGVDLLKINMLEYCKLLERMGIPQVKSSPQFWKMTATAVLERLPIKNLIVTEEDAPVRAFRLMEKKFQGIQLQPPTINVKNDIGAGDSFFAGWLYAFEQNLSFESCLAKATAVASARCEVERPWNLSLDRVAELESDLSTKVERLE; translated from the coding sequence TTGAATCCTGCTTGGCAGAGGGTGTTCTTTCTGGACAAGTTTACTCCAGGCGAAGTCCACCGCATCTCCAAGGTCAAGGAATACGCGTCGGGCAAGGGTATCAACTGCTGCCGTGTGTTGCAGCTCTTGGGCGGTACACCTCGCTTGATGCATTTCCTCGGTGCCGGGAACGGAGAAAAAATCTTTGACGAACTCTCTGCTTGCGGCATCCAGCAGGTGCCTATCTGGATTCGCGAAAATACGCGCATCTGCACGACGATTGCCTGCAATGGTGACACGACTGAACTTGTGGAACCGTCTCCGATGCTTGCGGATTCCGAAAACGAAGATTTTGCACAAACGCTCAACGATTACTGGGATTCAACGCAGTACATCGCTTTGTGCGGAACGTTCCCGCAAGGCTTTAACGCGAAGATGTTCAATGAGCTGGACTTTAGCGACAAGCACATCTTTGTCGATGCTATTGACGGTATTGATGAACTCCTTGCCAAGGGCGTGGACCTTCTGAAAATCAACATGCTGGAATACTGCAAGCTTTTGGAACGCATGGGCATTCCGCAAGTCAAGTCTAGCCCGCAGTTCTGGAAGATGACGGCAACAGCAGTGCTTGAACGTCTCCCGATCAAGAATCTCATCGTGACCGAAGAAGATGCTCCAGTGCGTGCCTTCCGTCTCATGGAAAAGAAGTTCCAGGGCATCCAGTTGCAACCGCCGACCATCAATGTGAAAAACGATATCGGCGCCGGAGATTCGTTCTTTGCGGGCTGGCTCTATGCTTTTGAACAAAATCTTAGCTTTGAAAGCTGCTTGGCGAAGGCGACTGCAGTGGCTAGTGCCCGTTGCGAAGTCGAACGCCCGTGGAATTTGAGCCTGGATCGCGTTGCCGAGCTCGAAAGCGATCTCTCGACAAAGGTCGAACGCCTCGAATAA
- the tyrS gene encoding tyrosine--tRNA ligase, with translation MQFRPVKEQLEILMRGVTDIVPQDELEKKLQKSYETGKPLRIKMGVDPTAPDVHFGHTVVMRKLRQFQDLGHTVVLIVGDYTAQIGDPSGRNKARPRLTHEQVLENAKEYQEQFFKVVRRDQVEIHYNGEWFSKLPFSKVTELMGQFTVAQMLEREDFHNRYTANTPISLHEFMYPMMQGYDSVAIQSDVELGGTDQKFNVLRGRDLQIFEGMEPQIGLFMPILLGTDGKVKMSKSIGNYVGLNEPADVMYHKIYSLSDNIVENWYELLTNIPLDEVKQMMADIAAGKMNPNDAKHRLAIDIVTQYYGAEAAEAAAAKEREIHSGNAIPSDALECSVDAGTYGALDLLVNIKAFASKGEARRMVQNGGVKIGGEKLADPQAQIEIKGGDQLVVQVGKRKFFKVNF, from the coding sequence ATGCAATTCCGTCCTGTTAAAGAACAGCTTGAAATTTTGATGCGCGGTGTTACTGACATTGTGCCGCAAGACGAACTCGAAAAGAAACTCCAGAAGTCCTACGAAACGGGTAAGCCCCTCCGTATCAAGATGGGTGTGGACCCGACGGCTCCGGACGTTCACTTCGGTCATACGGTCGTGATGCGCAAGCTCCGCCAGTTCCAGGACTTGGGTCATACGGTCGTCCTCATCGTGGGTGACTACACTGCTCAGATTGGTGACCCGAGCGGTCGCAACAAGGCTCGTCCGCGCCTTACGCACGAACAGGTGCTCGAAAACGCGAAGGAATACCAGGAACAGTTCTTTAAGGTGGTCCGCCGCGATCAGGTCGAAATCCACTACAACGGAGAATGGTTCTCCAAGCTCCCGTTCAGCAAGGTCACAGAACTCATGGGCCAGTTCACTGTCGCCCAGATGCTCGAACGCGAAGACTTCCACAACCGCTATACGGCAAACACGCCGATCAGCCTCCACGAATTCATGTACCCGATGATGCAGGGCTACGATTCTGTCGCTATCCAGAGTGACGTGGAACTCGGCGGCACCGACCAGAAGTTCAACGTGCTTCGTGGTCGCGACCTCCAGATTTTTGAAGGCATGGAACCGCAGATCGGTCTCTTTATGCCGATTTTGCTCGGTACTGACGGCAAGGTCAAGATGTCCAAGTCCATCGGCAACTACGTTGGCCTTAACGAACCGGCTGACGTGATGTACCACAAGATTTACAGCCTCTCCGACAACATTGTCGAAAACTGGTACGAACTTTTGACCAACATTCCGCTCGACGAAGTCAAGCAGATGATGGCAGACATTGCTGCTGGCAAGATGAATCCGAACGATGCAAAGCACCGCCTCGCAATCGACATCGTGACGCAGTACTACGGTGCCGAAGCTGCCGAAGCCGCTGCCGCCAAGGAACGCGAAATCCACAGTGGTAACGCTATCCCGAGCGATGCTCTCGAATGCTCTGTTGATGCTGGCACGTATGGCGCCCTCGATCTCCTTGTGAACATCAAGGCTTTTGCTTCCAAGGGTGAAGCTCGCCGTATGGTGCAGAACGGCGGTGTGAAGATTGGCGGCGAAAAGCTCGCTGATCCGCAGGCCCAAATCGAAATCAAGGGCGGCGACCAGCTCGTTGTTCAGGTGGGCAAGCGCAAGTTCTTCAAGGTGAACTTCTAA